A genomic stretch from Natronomonas gomsonensis includes:
- a CDS encoding TetR/AcrR family transcriptional regulator produces MSRFSEDDRRRIQAELIEAGTELFTKFGLERTRIKDITEEVGIGTSTFYQYYDSKEMLYVEVLANKREQLVERVDAAVADAATPREEARMMLQTMFSEVQDDPLISRLVVGNELQTLTDQLSADEREQLTAETADDGLGYVEEWVQLDTFRFNDPALVRDMFTSLIFTTRSKEVVADTSESIDPTIADAALIETVVDGLFSSGGNGDRRGADPE; encoded by the coding sequence ATGAGCCGGTTCAGTGAGGATGACCGCCGCCGGATTCAAGCGGAGCTGATCGAGGCCGGGACTGAGCTATTCACCAAATTCGGTCTTGAGCGCACGCGTATCAAGGACATCACCGAGGAGGTCGGCATCGGCACGAGCACGTTCTACCAGTACTACGACTCAAAAGAGATGCTGTACGTCGAAGTGTTGGCAAACAAGCGCGAACAACTCGTCGAACGGGTCGACGCGGCCGTTGCCGACGCGGCGACGCCACGCGAGGAAGCCCGGATGATGCTACAGACCATGTTCAGCGAGGTCCAAGACGACCCCTTGATTTCTCGGTTGGTCGTCGGGAACGAACTACAGACACTAACTGACCAACTCTCTGCAGACGAGCGCGAGCAATTGACGGCTGAAACGGCTGACGACGGGTTAGGATACGTCGAAGAATGGGTCCAATTGGACACGTTCAGGTTCAACGACCCCGCGCTCGTCCGAGATATGTTTACATCGCTTATCTTCACCACCCGATCGAAAGAGGTCGTGGCTGACACCAGTGAGTCAATCGACCCGACGATTGCCGACGCGGCGTTAATCGAGACTGTCGTCGATGGACT